A DNA window from Linepithema humile isolate Giens D197 chromosome 6, Lhum_UNIL_v1.0, whole genome shotgun sequence contains the following coding sequences:
- the LOC137000452 gene encoding uncharacterized protein, with amino-acid sequence MADKLKLLVQKRTSLKAQITGLVNILDKGNIDNVTLKLRMARLTELYHAFEEHHDELAVLDPNDAHETEFANFQDRFYVLAGRVENILNTAAQANTNNASTSNDVRVDDNASVGSVKLRRIKLPEAPLPIFDGKFESWLSFKNAFTSMIGSRSDLSKVDKLYYLKSSLSGDAANKIKIFSVDGASYSSAWELLERSYEVKRILISRHLAMLVNLQNHEKESTGGLMKLADDAQQHVASLNMLGVSVGSEMIVHLIESKMPRSALDKWEANLEKDEFPKPDQLYEFLYKTAVSASRREKMKLSDTKRAKSDPPIKRMRYGPSNKALVLKISRNCIICKTKQHPLYLCEKFKQLPVSERFKRIKNAKLCYNCLRSHEGTSCKFSNCTICQKRHNTLLHFEKGVAKPDNAKSDTSTSK; translated from the coding sequence ATGGCTGACAAACTCAAACTTCTCGTGCAAAAGCGCACGTCGTTAAAGGCTCAAATTACTGGTCTAGTGAATATTCTTGACAAAGGCAATATCGATAATGTTACTTTAAAACTACGCATGGCTCGTTTAACAGAATTGTATCACGCGTTTGAAGAACATCACGACGAACTCGCAGTGTTAGATCCAAACGATGCTCATGAAACggaatttgcaaattttcaagATAGATTTTACGTTCTAGCGGGTagagttgaaaatattttaaatacggCAGCTCAGGCGAACACTAACAATGCTTCAACAAGCAATGATGTTCGCGTCGATGATAACGCTTCGGTTGGATCAGTGAAATTACGTCGAATAAAATTACCGGAAGCTCCGTTACCCATCTTCGATGGAAAGTTCGAAAGCTggctttcatttaaaaatgcgTTTACCAGCATGATTGGGTCTCGGTCGGATTTGTCGAAAGTggacaaattatattacttaaaatCATCATTGTCGGGCGACGccgctaataaaataaagattttttcgGTCGACGGGGCGAGTTATTCTAGCGCATGGGAATTGCTCGAACGGTCGTATGAAGTCAAAAGGATATTGATTTCGCGGCACCTCGCGATGTTAGTAAATCTTCAAAATCATGAGAAAGAAAGCACGGGCGGTTTAATGAAGCTCGCTGATGATGCTCAGCAACACGTAGCGTCGCTAAATATGTTAGGAGTCTCCGTCGGTTCTGAAATGATTGTGCATCTTATAGAAAGTAAAATGCCAAGATCCGCGTTAGATAAATGGGAAGCAAATCTTGAAAAGGATGAATTCCCTAAACCCGAtcaattatatgaatttttgtacaaaaccGCTGTCAGTGCGTCGCGACGCGAGAAAATGAAATTATCAGATACCAAAAGAGCCAAGAGCGATCCTCCAATCAAGAGAATGCGCTACGGTCCTTCAAACAAAGCTCTCGTGTTAAAAATATCACGCAATTGCATAATATGCAAGACTAAACAACATCCACTTTACCTATGTGAGAAGTTTAAACAATTACCAGTTTCGGAACGTTTTAAAAGGATTAAAAACGCAAAATTGTGCTATAATTGTTTACGATCTCACGAAGGCACGTcgtgtaaattttcaaactgcACGATATGCCAGAAACGTCACAATACACTCTTGCATTTTGAGAAAGGCGTAGCGAAACCCGATAATGCGAAGTCCGATACGTCTACATCCAAATGA
- the LOC137000453 gene encoding uncharacterized protein, with translation MDLIPSEVFPRDTVHIPSNIKLADPEFHVPRSIELLLGSGATLSLFSVGQINLSCKEHDLYLQKTRLDWVVAGNASSQICSNQLTSCVTNLEKQLAKFWEIEEIAIDKPKSKEQIRCEAHFSENIYRNERGRYVVRLPFRESNKRLGESRSIALKRLYALEHKLNVNETLKNEYTRVINEYVDLKYLSMINDPGNDGYYMPHHAVIKESSNITKTRIVFDASAKTNNGLSLNDVLMVGPTIQHKLFTHLVRFRTYNCVLTADIEKMYYQVLLHEDDRRFQRILWRVNEKIETFQFNTLTFGVSSSPFLAIRTIQQLADDEYHAYPKASEILKTHLYVDDLLTGAKTITEARIIRDEIIALLARGGFNIRQWASNDNQVVSDLSTGVLHANFSLNANRSLKTLGITWNARNDRICYTAHPINITKGVTKRNILSEIARIFDPLGLMGPIVLC, from the coding sequence ATGGATCTAATTCCAAGTGAAGTTTTTCCGCGAGATACAGTCCATATACCCTCGAATATTAAACTAGCAGATCCGGAATTTCACGTACCACGTTCTATTGAATTATTGTTAGGTTCCGGTGCAACATTATCGTTGTTTTCGGTTGGACAGATTAACTTATCATGTAAGGAACATGacttatatttgcaaaaaaccAGATTGGATTGGGTAGTCGCAGGTAACGCGTCGTCACAGATTTGTTCGAATCAATTAACATCTTGCGTgacaaatttagaaaaacaGTTAGCAAAATTTTGGGAAATAGAAGAAATTGCGATAGATAAGCCGAAGAGCAAAGAACAAATACGCTGCGAGGcgcatttttcagaaaatatttatcgcaacGAAAGGGGACGCTACGTCGTTCGATTACCGTTTCGTGAATCAAACAAGCGTTTAGGCGAATCGCGTAGTATCGCGTTAAAACGTTTATATGCATTAGAACATAAGCTAAATGTGAATGAGACATTAAAAAATGAGTACACCCGAGTCATTAACGAATATGTcgatttaaaatatctgtCAATGATAAACGATCCTGGTAACGATGGTTATTATATGCCTCATCATGCCGTAATTAAAGAGTCAAGCAATATCACCAAGACTAGAATAGTATTTGACGCGTCTGCCAAAACGAATAACGGTCTGTCGTTGAATGACGTGTTAATGGTAGGGCCGACAATACAACATAAATTGTTTACACATTTAGTGCGATTTCGCACATATAATTGTGTTCTTACTGCAGACATAGAGAAAATGTATTATCAAGTATTGCTACACGAAGACGATCGGCGGTTTCAAAGAATTCTCTGGCGCGTAAATGAGAAAATAGAAACTTTTCAGTTTAACACTCTCACGTTCGGTGTTTCGTCATCACCGTTTCTCGCAATTCGGACAATACAACAACTCGCGGACGATGAATATCATGCGTATCCAAAGGCGTCAGAAATTCTTAAGACACATTTATATGTAGACGACTTGTTGACCGGTGCGAAGACTATTACAGAGGCTCGAATTATCAGGGATGAAATTATCGCGCTATTAGCTAGAGGCGGCTTTAATATAAGACAATGGGCCTCTAACGATAATCAAGTCGTGAGTGATTTATCTACAGGAGTGTTACACGCGAATTTTTCACTAAATGCAAATCGTTCGCTCAAAACATTAGGAATTACATGGAATGCACGTAACGATAGAATATGTTATACCGCGCATCCTATTAATATAACGAAAGGGGTAACCAAACGAAATATATTGTCTGAAATCGCGAGAATTTTTGATCCGCTTGGATTAATGGGACCGATAGTGCTCTGCTAA
- the LOC137000454 gene encoding uncharacterized protein, with protein sequence MQNVWRHKLQWDKSVPQDIYTDWLQFVQQLQSIGQICFKRKLFSEEYNDIQLHGFCDASNVGYSACLYVRSKGKRGNIVRLVCANSRVAPIKTVTIPRLELCGALLLTRLYRETYKSLGLNPNKTVFWCDSTIVLHWLKTSPHLLNTYVANRVTEIQEITGSCSWRHVSSENNPADAISRGQTPHAFLQNPTWIERLSWLRDDEILWPIQITQTIKVPELKRNTCLIATSHKLEFLEKYSSYSKLLRIIAYCLRWRSNNKYTGALCAEEINFAEIRILKALQSITFVKEIKQLKDNQDLSKKSRLAGLNPFIPL encoded by the coding sequence ATGCAAAATGTATGGCGGCATAAACTGCAATGGGACAAATCCGTTCCACAAGATATATATACCGATTGGTTACAATTCGTTCAGCAATTACAATCGATTGGTCAAATTTGCTTTAAACGTAAACTATTTTCAGAAGAGTACAATGATATACAATTACACGGATTTTGTGATGCTAGCAACGTCGGTTATAGCGCCTGTTTATATGTGCGTTCTAAAGGTAAACGAGGAAATATAGTCAGATTAGTATGCGCCAATTCGCGAGTAGCACCGATAAAGACCGTTACGATACCAAGATTAGAACTTTGCGGCGCGTTACTCTTGACACGACTATATCGCGAAACGTATAAATCATTAGGCTTGAACCCTAACAAAACAGTTTTTTGGTGTGACTCAACCATCGTGCTACATTGGTTGAAGACGTCGCCGCATTTACTCAATACGTACGTAGCTAATAGAGTCACAGAAATTCAGGAAATCACCGGTTCGTGTTCTTGGCGGCATGTAAGTTCGGAAAATAATCCAGCAGACGCGATATCAAGGGGGCAAACACCTCATGCTTTTTTGCAAAATCCTACTTGGATCGAAAGGCTTTCATGGTTAAGGGACGATGAAATTCTATGGCCCATACAAATTACACAAACAATAAAGGTGCctgaattaaaaagaaatacttgTTTGATCGCGACCTCGCATAAACtcgaatttttggaaaaatattcatcATACTCGAAATTGCTCCGGATTATAGCCTATTGTCTTCGTTGGCggtctaataataaatatacaggCGCCTTATGCGCAGAGGAAATCAACTTTGCCGAGATACGAATATTAAAAGCTCTTCAAAGCATAACATTTGTAAAGGAAATTAAACAACTCAAGGATAATCaagatttatcaaaaaagaGTAGGCTTGCCGGTCTAAATCCCTTTATCCCTTTATAG
- the LOC137000455 gene encoding uncharacterized protein: MKLFKHHFKRVVGDSLFTFEELNTFIVEVEDILNSRPITAISTDPNDVLALTPAHYLISKPLTTLPEDNLISVAANRLSTWQHITKVRQDFWSRWHLKYLNELQKRSKWVSNGTKPKLGTIVLIKNKDLPCTQWALGRITALHHGEDKTARVATIKTTKGEIKRAIKLLCPLPMQK, encoded by the coding sequence ATGAAGCTTTTCAAGCATCATTTTAAGCGTGTAGTTGGGGACTCTCTTTTTACGTTCGAAGAATTGAACACATTTATTGTCGAAGTCGAGGATATTCTCAATTCTAGACCAATTACAGCCATATCAACAGATCCGAACGACGTATTAGCATTAACTCCGGCTCACTACTTAATCAGCAAACCTTTGACGACTCTACCGGAGGACAATTTAATATCTGTTGCAGCCAACCGATTATCCACCTGGCAGCATATTACAAAGGTGCGCCAAGACTTTTGGTCTCGTTGGCATTTGAAGTATTTAAACGAGCTCCAAAAACGAAGTAAATGGGTTAGCAATGGAACCAAACCAAAGCTCGGAACAATCGTGCTTATAAAAAACAAGGATTTGCCGTGTACGCAATGGGCACTAGGCAGAATCACAGCCTTACATCATGGTGAAGATAAAACTGCTCGAGTCGCTACCATCAAAACCACAAAGGGCGAAATAAAGAGAGCAATAAAACTGCTCTGTCCATTGCCGATGCAAAAGTAA
- the LOC137000456 gene encoding putative uncharacterized protein DDB_G0275317, which yields MPQFVKNLAIAVFGIKTLKEISVTGARSNRNKNKTQETARPALDSTKLQALRAAVKHYAMSERGQDEITADYKAQQIGTHIAHKIYELNNPPNRNKAQHKKVVSAQVCEVMNNFENTSNDPNDSSVPNNDNSNASSSLSVTEMNNSSKEHGPLFETSLSDGKNNECNNVTFSDKENDEEESSIVSSTIHDITDTSRNSIHDNNSD from the exons ATGCCAcagtttgtgaaaaatttggCTATCGCAGTTTTTGGCATTAAAACTCTTAAAGAAATTTCAGTAACTGGTGCTAGAtctaatagaaataaaaataaaacacaagagACAGCTAGACCAGCACTAGATTCTACTAAGTTACAAGCCTTAAGAG CTGCTGTAAAACATTATGCAATGTCTGAGAGAGGCCAAGACGAAATAACAGCAGACTATAAGGCACAACAAATTGGAACTCACATAGCACATAAGATTTATGAACTTAATAATCCACCAAATCGAAATAAAGCACAACATAAAAAGGTTGTTTCTGCACAAGTGTGTGAagttatgaataattttgaaaacacTAGTAACGATCCAAATGATAGTAGTGTGCCAAATAACGATAATTCCAACGCATCTAGTTCTCTTTCAGTAACTGAAATGAACAATTCTTCGAAAGAACATGGACCATTGTTTGAAACATCATTATCAGATGGTAAGAATAACGaatgtaataatgtaacattttctgACAAAGAGAATGATGAAGAAGAAAGTAGTATAGTTAGTTCAACAATACATGATATTACTGACACTAGTCGAAATAGTATACATGACAACAAttcagattaa
- the LOC105669211 gene encoding putative leucine-rich repeat-containing protein DDB_G0290503 has translation MKTAKLKNQKLNTFVNVLEKKGMPSKEDIKNQKQNEINEPLFIEKNLTSNSLKQSVSKINKNDKRYKLKSSKTGNCVQNDKSDTDLVSSCIEELVDSNNKEIISPATITKSVSKLCSKQNLTDYSIAHDNTKALHSSITKGQSCTNKNTARSKSSHKTLHENNNFIAIGFKQKTKETLSTKNNHAHLQPKTNQDDILKKKMEKLRKTNEDLETKYLKLKNQMKDKERIINDLMNFNMELQSKVIDEYPKLYQINEEIQIKVLSNFNELMHLMSEYFKRHPMKHEDRVGDLPVGYRNIERNEIDMLILFSRIS, from the exons ATGAAAACAGCCAAGTTAAAGAACCAAAAATTGAACACTTTTGTGAAtgttttggaaaaaaaaggaatgcCATCTAAAGAAGATATTAAGAATCAAAAACAGAATGAGATAAAT gaaccgttatttatagaaaaaaatttaactagtAACTCTTTGAAGCAATcagtatcaaaaattaataaaaacgacAAGCGATATAAATTGAAGTCAAGCAAAACGGGAAATTGTgtgcaaaatgataaaagcGACACCGATTTGGTTTCCTCATGTATAGAAGAATTAGttgattctaataataaa gaaATAATATCACCAGCTACGATTACCAAGAGTGTTTCTAAATTGTGTTCTAAACAAAACTTAACAGATTACTCAATTGCTCATGATAATACAAAAGCATTACATTCATCTATAACTAAGGGTCAAAgctgtacaaataaaaatacagctAGAAGTAAATCTTCGCATAAAACTctacatgaaaataataattttattgctattgGATTTAAACAGAAAACTAAAGAAACATTGTCGACAAAG AACAATCATGCTCACTTACAACCTAAAACTAATCAAGACGATATCTTGAAGAAAaag ATGGAGAAACTGCGGAAAACAAACGAAGatttagaaacaaaatatttgaaattaaagaatcaaatgaaagataaagaaaggatcattaatgatttaatgaattttaatatggAGCTTCAAAGTAAAGTGATAGATGAATATCCCAAACTTTATCAGATTAATGAGGAAATTCAGATCAAGGTCTTAAGTAATTTCAATGAACTCATGC acTTAATGtccgaatattttaaaagacatCCTATGAAACATGAAGACCGAGTTGGAGATCTTCCTGTAGGTTATAGGAATATTGAGCGTAACGAGATAGATATgctaattctattttcaagaatttccTGA
- the LOC137000636 gene encoding uncharacterized protein has protein sequence MFTYIKFEDGVKAIVNTDDIVDFDIQNILFDKKYQVKWDDGHFYYGILGKMQQKVILEESKEAVDEKIQSRRVEFLPLSLCISATEVNTESDLDRRDDITCTKLNKTNEDNIPILKRKRYNKLFLNEKNGIPLVSKQTWKRWQIYSKDKNNQSKNISKYVFSPFKTNYIDTSNINKTTLHTIHKINKQILVPQETGDSSLNCYGHNNNKDVKIDSVKEDLYQNKSEKEEINTDNSTCEIFDTDDVRITNDANIKRNNIIMFQSSKTTVDEVVQMIHTYCVRFNCSDEARLALFNMATIWAGSNFSTFMNSKYMISKRLDPPEELNQYVFYCTECNSVLGKFYRKDLLSRSYRHCNGCQQKYKISTNSSKYFVSTDIKFQLQTVLRNSNVCKLLLRNIKNIESKLTNRNLNTIVDVYDGEIYKTLYNSKRKNTILLTFNFNVDGAPISKSSKSSMWPIQLIINELPKNIRFRYILLAGICITKSEPNSQFMNLYMNVFIEQIRDLMKNGIVISLENGKKCNFILQPLCSSVDSVARPIIQNRFQFNGYFGCSWCYHYGEYVNSAMRYPFMDDDPPLRDHESYIKDMKYAEKIHRPSKGVKNFAEITNLENFDCVWGFSYDYMHGLLLGVVCTLWTKFWASIGTKEYNLSKIDKINIEKRLLNIKMPSKIHRSPRSFNSGKWKASEWRSWVLYLSIPCLLGILNTKYLSSFGLLVRCTHKLLSKIITKEDLKKCEIDFIYFTAQSEELYGKSSMNFNTHALLHVVNHVYKSGPLPLTSAFPYKNGIFVLKQKLSGPKGALIQLSKRLVQKTMLETELLNTSDNNSSRFCKSILRNHFFLEGNSLEVNSSVTLLANDNNINQNITQVLKNAIVDIKLEDVKAFNKTIYKNVLYTTTCYKREKKTDDRFFEDETGDIIEIFKIVLYNTKPYILGYKYNVKCLSIGNVIIDSIFEVTSKSSSLNLFTFQNIKKQIVYINIENGYFCRMPNTYETQ, from the exons ATGTTTACTTACATCAAATTTGAAGATGGTGTAAAAGCTATTGTTAATACGGACGATATAGTGGATTTTGACATTCAAAACAtactatttgataaaaaatatcaagtgaAGTGGGACGACGGACACTTTTATTATGGCATATTAggaaaaatgcaacaaaaagtaattttagaag AAAGTAAAGAAGCAGTggatgaaaaaatacaatccaGAAGAGTAGAGTTTTTGCCTCTTAGTTTATGTATTTCAGCAACCGAAGTTAATACTGAATCTGACCTTGACCGTAGAGATGAC ataacttgtacaaaattaaacaaaacaaacGAAGATAATAttccaattttaaaaagaaaaagatataacaaactttttttgaatgaaaaaaatggaattccTTTGGTATCCAAACAAACTTGGAAACGATGGCAGATTTACAGTAAAGACAAAA acaatcaaagcaaaaatatatcaaaatatgtattttcacctttcaaaacaaattatattgatacatcaaatataaacaaaactaCTTTACATACTATTCacaaaattaacaaacaaATCCTTGTACCTCAAGAAACTGGTGATAGTAGTTTGAATTGTTATGGACACAATAACAACAAAGACGTCAAAATTGATTCTGTGAAAGAAGATTTATATCAGAACAAAAgcgagaaagaagaaattaatactgATAATTCTACTTgcgaaatatttgatactgatGATGTAAGGATTACTAATGATGCGAATATAaaacgcaataatattataatgtttcaaAGCTCAAAAACAACAGTTGATGAAGTTGTACAAATGATACACACTTATTGTGTTCGCTTTAATTGTTCCGATGAAGCAAGATtagctttatttaatatggCAACTATTTGGGCAGgttcaaatttttcaacattcatgaattctaaatatatGATAAGCAAGCGTTTGGATCCTCCAGaagaattaaatcaatatgtattttattgtacCGAGTGTAATAGTGTATtaggaaaattttatagaaaagattTGTTATCGCGTAGTTACCGCCATTGTAATGGATGtcagcaaaaatataaaataagtactaattcttctaaatattttgtaagtacggatataaaatttcaattacagACTGTTTTACGAAATTCAAATGTATGCAAATTATTGCTTCGAAACATTAAGAATATTGAGAGCAAACtaacaaatagaaatttgaATACCATTGTTGATGTTTATGATGGAGAAATATACAAGACACTGTATAATAGTAAACGCAAaaacacaatattattaacttttaattttaatgtagatGGTGCACCTATTTCTAAAAGTAGCAAGAGTTCAATGTGGCCTATCCAGTTAATAATTAACGAATTACCAAAAAATATACGCTTTAGATATATATTGCTCGCAGGAATATGTATCACAAAATCTGAACCTAACTCACAATTTATGAATCTATATATGAATGTGTTTATTGAGCAGATTCGTGATTTGATGAAAAATGGTATAGTTATAAGTCtagaaaatggtaaaaaatgtaattttatattacaaccACTTTGTTCATCAGTAGACTCTGTTGCTCGACCTATAATACAGAATCGCTTCCAATTTAACGGTTATTTTGGCTGTAGTTGGTGCTATCATTATGGAGAATATGTTAACAGTGCCATGCGATATCCATTTATGGATGACGATCCGCCTTTAAGAGACCATGAATCATACATTAAAGACATGAAGTACgctgaaaaaatacatagacCATCTAAAggtgttaaaaattttgcagaaattacgaatttagaaaattttgattgtGTTTGGGGATTTTCGTATGATTATATGCATGGCCTCTTACTTGGTGTTGTTTGTACTTTGTGGACGAAGTTTTGGGCAAGTATCGGTACAAAAGAGTATAATCTAtccaaaattgataaaataaatattgaaaagcgattattaaatattaaaatgccaAGTAAAATTCATAGATCACCGAGATCCTTTAATAGTGGAAAATGGAAAGCTAGTGAGTGGAGATCTTGGGTATTATATCTAAGTATTCCATGTCTTTTGGGAATACtaaacacaaaatatttaagctCTTTTGGACTTTTAGTTCGTTGTACTCATAagcttttatcaaaaattataacaaaggaagatttaaaaaagtgcgaaattgattttatatatttcactgCACAAAGTGAAGAATTATATGGAAAAAGTAGTATGAATTTCAATACTCATGCATTACTTCATGTTGTTAATCACGTATATAAAAGTGGTCCACTTCCATTGACTTCAGCTTTTCCTTacaaaaatggaatttttgtACTAAAGCAGAAATTGTCAGGTCCGAAAGGAGCTTTAATACAGCTTTCTAAACGTTTAGTGCAAAAAACAATGTTAGAAACCGAATTGTTAAATACGTCCGACAATAATTCTTCACgcttttgtaaaagtattttgcgTAATCATTTTTTCTTGGAAGGAAATAGTTTGGAAGTCAATTCAAGTGTGACTCTCTTAGCgaacgataataatataaatcaaaatatcacACAAGTTTTAAAGAATGCTattgttgatataaaattagagGACGTAAAAGCGTTTAATAAAAcgatttacaaaaatgttttatacacTACTACTTGTtataaacgagaaaaaaaaaccgatgaCAGATTTTTTGAAGATGAAACTGGTgacataattgaaatatttaaaattgttttatataatactaaacCTTATATTTtaggatataaatataatgtaaagtgTCTAAGTATTGGCAACGTGATAATTGATTCAATATTCGAAGTAACATCTAAATCTTCtagtttaaatttgtttacttttcaaaatattaaaaaacaaattgtatatataaacattgaAAATGGATATTTTTGCCGAATGCCGAACACTTACGAAACTCAataa
- the LOC105674174 gene encoding E1A-binding protein p400-like — protein sequence MRHKEESVFAPRSLFDRPSSALMKMRRDMKMHNKYRTIARALVPVLKTSSHVTKTSPEPDHAVDWLVYEEWGLLHPIQSYQNLPLNTMILTPDHTPNWDMVADTINNSARLHRSPKHCRGRYGTVIMPREEGKLMYDVAPKKQKKQKGNVYKTPQVSESKTNRALRTSQLHNQDKNNSFTMMGNQRYKTVKSVSNKRTPIANVKPLLVNSLMRNPGSAAVLLESGIQVESPMVPMDVATKRANRIAKERVDWRCLFVHVFFLPDIFIFIFWY from the coding sequence ATGCGACACAAGGAAGAATCCGTCTTTGCGCCCAGGTCGCTGTTCGACAGGCCCTCATCAGCGTTAATGAAGATGCGTCGCGATATGAAAATGCACAACAAGTATCGCACGATTGCGCGTGCGTTGGTGCCGGTGTTAAAGACTTCGTCGCACGTCACGAAGACTTCGCCGGAGCCGGATCACGCTGTGGACTGGCTGGTCTACGAAGAGTGGGGTCTGTTGCATCCCATCCAGAGCTACCAGAACCTGCCGTTGAACACGATGATTCTCACGCCCGATCACACGCCCAATTGGGACATGGTCGCCGACACCATCAACAACTCCGCGCGTCTGCATAGATCGCCCAAGCACTGCAGAGGCCGATACGGGACCGTGATAATGCCGCGAGAAGAGGGTAAACTCATGTACGACGTTGCGCCGAAGAAGCAAAAGAAGCAGAAGGGTAACGTGTACAAAACGCCGCAGGTTTCCGAGAGCAAGACCAACAGAGCGTTGAGAACGTCGCAGTTGCATAATCAGGATAAGAATAACTCCTTCACAATGATGGGAAATCAGAGGTACAAAACTGTCAAGTCGGTGTCCAATAAGCGAACGCCCATCGCGAACGTGAAGCCGCTTCTCGTCAATTCGTTAATGAGAAATCCCGGTAGCGCAGCCGTTCTGCTGGAAAGTGGTATACAAGTCGAGAGCCCGATGGTGCCAATGGATGTCGCCACCAAACGCGCTAATAGAATCGCCAAGGAGAGAGTAGATTGGCGCTGTTTGTTTGTACACGTGTTTTTCCTTCcggatatatttatttttatattctggtATTAG
- the LOC137000638 gene encoding uncharacterized protein encodes MGRKGSRELRTIQNVRLSRSKKRQQPKSAHELETDIDQSTSAKKLKLQKDIIVPQDNNIEYRILNFITVFAAISNYIKCKVCNGDVKFLTASTRGLGFKLLIQCDTCDSKLIPSCPYIGTTFEINRRFIFTMRVLGLGLEGCQKFCGLMDMPQFLFHSTYDVILKNIHSFVESVCKLILKNAVKEEIEKTCKANSIEETSELTISGDGTWKKRGFNSLYGVSSVIAALGISCTFRADSRDDASCSPTTARPLAVEPPIALAQERFI; translated from the coding sequence ATGGGACGTAAAGGCTCAAGAGAGTTAAGAACAATTCAAAATGTTCGATTATCAAGAAGTAAAAAACGACAGCAGCCTAAAAGTGCTCATGAGTTGGAGACTGACATTGATCAAAGTAcatctgcaaaaaaattaaaattgcaaaaggaCATTATAGTGCCGCAAGACaacaatattgaatatagaattttaaattttataacagtaTTTGCtgctatttctaattatattaaatgtaaagtgTGTAATGGGGACGTGAAATTTTTGACAGCGAGCACGCGAGGCCTTGGATTTAAATTACTAATACAATGCGATACGTGTGATTCTAAATTGATTCCTTCCTGTCCTTACATTGGAACAACGTTTGAAATAAAcagaagatttatatttacaatgagAGTTCTCGGCCTCGGACTTGAAGGTTGCCAAAAATTTTGCGGCCTAATGGATATGCCgcagtttttatttcacagCACATatgatgttattttaaaaaatattcattcctTTGTCGAAAgtgtttgtaaattaattctcaaaaatgctgtaaaagaagaaattgaaaaaacatGCAAAGCTAATAGCATCGAAGAAACATCAGAATTAACAATTTCCGGGGACGGAACGTGGAAAAAACGAGGCTTCAACTCTCTCTACGGTGTTTCATCAGTTATtgcagcgctcggaattagttgcacatttcgggccgattcccgagacgacgcctcctgttcccccactaccgctcggccgctggcggtcgagccgccgatagctctggcgcaggagcgttttatataa